The window CCAGGAAGGCGGGTATGAGACGAACCCGCGCCACTACACCGATCTGGTCCACTCGATCATCGAGCAGGCCACGGCCCGCGGGATGTACGCGATCGTGGACTGGCACATGCTCAGCCCGGGCGATCCGTACCACAACCTGAGCCGTGCCAAGACTTTCTTCACCGAGATCGCCCAGCGGCACAACAACAAGACCAACCTGCTCTACGAGATCGCCAACGAGCCCAGCGGCGTGAGCTGGTCGCGGATCAAGTCCTACGCCCAGGAGCTGATCCCGGTGATCCGCGCCCACGACCCGGAGACCCCGATCCTGGTGGGCACCCGCGCGTGGTCGTCGCTCGGCGTTTCCGAGGGCGGCAGCGAGACCGAGGTCATCAACAACCCGGTGTCGGCGGCCAACATCATGTACGTCTTCCACTTCTACGCCGCTTCCCACACCGACGAGTACCTCAACACGCTGTCCCGGGCGGCCGACCGGATCCCGATGTTCGTCACCGAGTTCGGCACCCAGGACTACAGCGGCGACGGCGCGAACAACTTCACCATGTCGCAGCGGTACCTGGACCTGATGGCGGCGAAGAAGATCAGCTGGGTCAACTGGAACTTCTCCGACGACCAGCGTTCGGGTGCGGTCTTCCAGCCGGGCACCTGCCCTGGCGGACCGTACGCGGGAACCTCACGGCTCAAGCCCGCGGGCGTGTGGATCCGTGAGCGGATGCGGACGGCGGACAACTTCCCGACGAGCTGACCTGACCGAATTGACTGAACGGCCTGTCCCGGTCAAGTGCCGGGGCAGGCCGTTCAGTCGAAGCATCGAACAAGCCCCCCCCCGACCTCAGCCCCACGGCACCCGCCCAACCGCATCCCCACAGCCTTACCTCGGACGAGGAAACCCAAGGGGTCTTTGGCTTTTAATCCCTGCTCTTCCCCCTGCCCCCTCGTCCTGGCCATCTTTAACTCTCGATCATCGGTGTCAAGGGTCGCGCAGCGATCGCGCAGCGACGGCGCTTGCGCCGCCCTTGACGCCGATGATCGAGAGTTAAACAATTGTGGCCGAGGGAGACGGATTTCCCTTGGGAGCCAACAAGAACTCGGGGATCAACGTGGTGGGCCCCTCTGGCTCGATTGTTTAATTCTCGATCATCGCTGTCAAGGGCGGCCGTAGACGGCCGTCGCTGCGCGATCGCTGCGCGACCCTTGACAGCGATGATCGAGAATTAAAAGCGGCCAGGACGAGGGGCAAGGGGGAAGTGCAGGGGCGAAGAGCCGTCCCTGAAGGTGACCAGAGTCGGAGGTCAAGAGATTAAGGGCAGTCGCTTGAGGTGACCCGAGTCGGAGGCTCAGGGATCAAGGGCAGGCGCTAGGTGCCCCGATCGTCCACATGGGTGGGAGACGACGTACGACGGCGAGACTTGTCGGGTCGGGGCGGAGTTTCTCCTCTGGTCGAAATCGGACCCCGAAGACAGTGGTGCGGTGGCTCCGACGCAGGTCGAAGCCACCGC is drawn from Actinokineospora alba and contains these coding sequences:
- a CDS encoding cellulase family glycosylhydrolase, with protein sequence MLALGAATATVAIVLPTQPVSAAPTVHQAEASTVSQGVVESNHAGFTGTGFVNYHNVTGSYAEFTVTAAAAGPTTLTFRFANGTTANRPMDIRVNGALAADDLAFSPTGAWSTWKTASTTATLAAGTNRIRATAVAATGGPNLDSLTVGGPTAGATPAAINGQLKVCGTKLCNQYGKPIQLRGASTHGLQWYSNCVSGASLDALATDWNGDVLRISMYIQEGGYETNPRHYTDLVHSIIEQATARGMYAIVDWHMLSPGDPYHNLSRAKTFFTEIAQRHNNKTNLLYEIANEPSGVSWSRIKSYAQELIPVIRAHDPETPILVGTRAWSSLGVSEGGSETEVINNPVSAANIMYVFHFYAASHTDEYLNTLSRAADRIPMFVTEFGTQDYSGDGANNFTMSQRYLDLMAAKKISWVNWNFSDDQRSGAVFQPGTCPGGPYAGTSRLKPAGVWIRERMRTADNFPTS